A single genomic interval of Pithys albifrons albifrons isolate INPA30051 chromosome 11, PitAlb_v1, whole genome shotgun sequence harbors:
- the ZIC4 gene encoding zinc finger protein ZIC 4 → MSVDALGIPVMDPAALSRRKTALRLVDLAGAPRHHHHPSPSMTGFPGLAGHPHTTAPTQPGERAAESCLGPQPLRPEHTGHHHHPHPPSQHHPAALKLSPAPHPHHQLHHHHHHHHHHHYHMAGQAEVVSSQTGAFGPAQSPADPYPVSHPAQALAAGRDFFIHRDLPTSLMPGLTEQHLAASSHHGLFVSTTGSYPGHHGHHHHSEAGNPSLFTGLREQPPHAAPGGHLNGQLRLGLPGEMYARSEHFTQVPASRTDHFVASSLHNYGGMNLNVNLAPHHGPGAFFRYMRQPIKQELICKWIELDQTPKKLCSKTFSTMHELVTHVTVEHVGGPEQSNHICFWEECPREGKPFKAKYKLVNHIRVHTGEKPFPCPFPGCGKVFARSENLKIHKRTHTGEKPFKCEFEGCDRRFANSSDRKKHSHVHTSDKPYNCKVRGCDKSYTHPSSLRKHMKVHCKSPPPSSGYESSTPSLVSPSSDSGREPPASCSHAEPSAPAQPAANLSEWYVCQGAGPRGPSTPPAASPPPRPPAEPRPRC, encoded by the exons ATGAGCGTGGATGCTCTGGGGATCCCAGTGATGGACCCTGCTGCTCTCTCCAGGCGGAAAACGGCGCTGAGATTAGTAGACTTGGCGGGGGCTCCTCGCCACCATCACCACCCCTCCCCGAGCATGACAGGCTTCCCGGGCCTCGCCGGGCACCCCCACACCACGGCGCCCACACAGCCGGGGGAACGCGCCGCCGAGTCCTGCCTCGGGCCGCAGCCGCTCCGGCCAGAACACACGGGGCACCAccaccatcctcatcctccttctCAGCATCACCCCGCGGCCCTTAAACTCAGCCCTGCCCCTCATCCCCACCACCAgctccaccaccaccatcatcatcatcatcatcatcattatcatatGGCAGGCCAAGCCGAGGTGGTCTCTAGTCAAACGGGAGCGTTTGGCCCGGCGCAGTCACCAGCAGACCCTTACCCCGTCTCTCACCCAGCCCAGGCTCTGGCAGCAGGTAGGGacttcttcatacacagagacCTGCCGACATCACTCATGCCAGGGCTGACCGAGCAGCACCTCGCTGCAAGTTCTCACCACGGACTGTTTGTCTCAACAACAGGTAGCTACCCCGGACACCATGGTCACCACCACCACTCAGAAGCTGGGAATCCCTCTCTGTTCACTGGACTCCGTGAGCAGCCTCCCCATGCAGCTCCAGGTGGCCATCTAAACGGACAGCTCAGACTGGGGTTACCTGGAGAAATGTATGCCAGGTCTGAACATTTCACTCAAGTACCAGCCTCCAGGACAGATCATTTTGTTGCTTCTTCGCTTCATAACTACGGTGGTATGAACCTGAATGTGAACCTGGCTCCACACCACGGCCCCGGTGCCTTCTTTCGTTACATGAGGCAGCCCATTAAACAGGAACTCATCTGTAAGTGGATTGAGTTGGACCAGACTCCTAAAAAATTATGCTCGAAAACTTTCAGCACGATGCACGAGCTGGTGACTCATGTCACCGTGGAGCACGTTGGAGGACCCGAGCAGTCCAATCACATATGTTTCTGGGAAGAGTGTCCAAGAGAAGGGAAACCTTTCAAGGCCAAATATAAACTTGTAAATCACATCAGAGTCCACACAGGTGAAAAACCTttcccctgccctttcccaggctgtggcAAAGTGTTTGCCAGATCAGAGAATCTCAAAATACACAAAAGAACTCATACAG GGGAGAAGCCGTTCAAATGTGAATTCGAGGGCTGTGACAGGCGCTTCGCCAACAGCAGCGACAGGAAGAAGCACTCGCATGTCCACACCAGCGACAAGCCCTACAACTGCAAAGTGAGAGGCTGCGACAAGTCCTACACCCACCCCAGCTCTCTGAGAAAACACATGAAAGTGCACTGCAAATCCCCTCCTCCCAGCTCCGGCTACGAGTCCTCCACGCCCTCCTTGGTGTCCCCCTCCTCGGACTCCGGCCGGGAGCCCCCCGCCTCCTGCTCCCACGCTGAGCCCTCCGCGCCCGCGCAGCCCGCCGCCAACCTGAGCGAATGGTACGTGTGTCAAGGCGCGGGGCCCCGCGGCCCTTCCACGCcccccgccgcctccccgccgccgcgcccccCCGCcgagccccggccccgctgctaA